The following are from one region of the Mannheimia granulomatis genome:
- a CDS encoding MFS transporter, whose protein sequence is MSSEQRPFGIKDKLAYMAGDIANDLSFMMSAFFLMLFYTNVLQIEGYVVGILFLVSRVIDAFTDIGMGRLVDTMKPFKEGRFRGIIRRAAPFICISGFLLFLHVVKDWSYTAKLVYVTITYIVWGSLAYTAINIPYGSMASVITTKPEERAGLSVFRTVGANIALLFISFVIPLIIYKEVDGKQVIIPEMFTYIMGVFMICAFILYQICWKFSIERVQLPEKDGRRYNKKHNKADCLKDVKAIFSSLFSNNALLIFILVAIILLLANLLIGTMNPYLYVDYFNSKLALSFGGILGAVTTFIVAPFAQNIVKKYGKKESASVGLLITAIIYGVLFFVKITNVWIYIVIVLIASLGLSYFQIIVWAFITDIIDNQFIKTGRREDGTIYAVYSFARKIGQALAGGLGGFALSYIGYTAKAPSQPQEVLESIYAFATGVPAFACLLIFLLLKYAYPLSKEIVEQNSAALEKQTN, encoded by the coding sequence ATGAGTTCAGAACAAAGACCTTTTGGTATAAAAGATAAACTTGCCTATATGGCTGGTGATATTGCCAACGACTTAAGTTTTATGATGTCAGCTTTCTTTTTAATGCTTTTCTATACTAACGTATTGCAAATTGAAGGCTATGTTGTTGGTATTCTCTTTCTTGTTTCTAGAGTTATCGATGCATTTACCGATATTGGTATGGGACGATTAGTAGATACAATGAAGCCTTTCAAAGAAGGAAGATTCAGAGGTATTATTCGTCGAGCAGCTCCATTTATCTGTATTTCAGGCTTTCTCCTTTTCTTACACGTAGTGAAAGATTGGTCTTATACAGCAAAACTGGTTTATGTCACAATTACCTATATTGTGTGGGGAAGTTTAGCTTATACAGCAATTAATATTCCTTATGGTTCAATGGCTTCTGTCATCACTACAAAGCCTGAGGAGCGTGCTGGACTATCCGTTTTCCGTACCGTTGGAGCGAATATTGCATTGCTCTTTATCTCTTTTGTTATTCCATTGATTATTTATAAAGAAGTGGATGGAAAACAAGTAATTATCCCTGAAATGTTCACTTACATTATGGGGGTATTTATGATTTGTGCCTTTATTCTTTACCAAATCTGTTGGAAATTCTCCATTGAACGAGTGCAATTACCTGAAAAAGATGGACGTCGTTATAACAAAAAGCACAATAAAGCAGACTGTTTGAAAGATGTAAAAGCTATTTTCAGTAGCTTATTTTCTAATAATGCTTTATTAATTTTCATTTTAGTAGCGATTATTTTATTACTCGCAAACTTACTAATTGGCACCATGAACCCATATTTGTATGTGGATTACTTCAATAGCAAATTAGCCTTATCATTCGGTGGTATTTTAGGTGCAGTAACAACCTTTATAGTTGCACCATTTGCACAAAATATAGTGAAAAAATACGGTAAAAAAGAGTCAGCTTCTGTTGGATTACTGATTACAGCAATCATTTACGGAGTATTATTTTTCGTAAAAATTACTAATGTTTGGATCTATATCGTTATTGTGTTAATCGCATCACTTGGTTTAAGCTATTTCCAAATTATCGTATGGGCATTTATTACAGATATTATCGATAACCAATTCATAAAAACAGGACGCCGTGAGGACGGAACAATTTACGCTGTTTACTCATTCGCCCGCAAAATTGGTCAAGCATTAGCAGGAGGATTAGGGGGCTTCGCATTAAGCTATATTGGCTATACAGCTAAAGCACCATCCCAGCCACAAGAAGTCTTAGAATCAATTTATGCCTTTGCAACTGGGGTTCCAGCATTTGCTTGTCTATTAATTTTCTTATTGCTTAAATATGCCTATCCGCTTTCTAAAGAAATTGTAGAACAAAACTCAGCAGCACTAGAAAAACAAACAAATTAG
- a CDS encoding nitrate/trimethylamine N-oxide reductase NapE/TorE, with product MRSELFKTLLLSGLILPLLMAFAMGTYGFIVWMLQMFVIGLPGA from the coding sequence ATGCGTTCAGAATTATTCAAAACGTTATTGCTGTCAGGGCTAATTTTACCATTACTGATGGCATTTGCCATGGGGACTTACGGCTTTATTGTGTGGATGTTACAAATGTTTGTCATCGGATTACCGGGAGCTTAG
- the torD gene encoding molecular chaperone TorD, with product MAQTEWLSREERQFSYRWFNAMLARELSDEQLNALQAGQFDDFFAFLTELGLREEVARVQAELTACGQLEFPRLELAADFAQLFLLDGTQSAIPYASAYLDESELTAHLAEMDRLLAHFSLQINRETKEPSDHLGVYLNLLDKLLEQGSGEEVQRFLQTQLPWLPRWVAKAQRVSTKTAFYQSLLQLLEKFVTYDLKREIETN from the coding sequence ATGGCGCAAACTGAATGGTTAAGCCGTGAAGAGCGGCAATTTAGCTACCGCTGGTTTAACGCAATGCTCGCTCGAGAACTCTCGGACGAGCAGCTCAATGCCCTACAAGCGGGTCAATTTGACGATTTTTTTGCATTTCTCACCGAGCTTGGCTTGCGCGAAGAAGTTGCAAGAGTTCAGGCAGAATTGACCGCTTGTGGGCAGCTGGAATTTCCCCGCTTAGAACTGGCAGCGGATTTTGCCCAGCTCTTTTTGCTAGACGGCACACAGAGTGCTATTCCTTACGCTTCCGCCTATCTAGATGAGAGCGAGCTGACGGCACATTTGGCGGAAATGGATCGGCTACTCGCCCATTTTTCACTGCAAATTAACCGAGAAACGAAAGAACCGAGCGACCATCTCGGCGTGTATTTGAACTTGTTAGATAAGCTGCTGGAACAAGGCAGCGGTGAAGAAGTGCAACGCTTCCTACAAACCCAGCTACCATGGCTGCCAAGGTGGGTGGCAAAAGCGCAACGGGTTTCAACGAAAACCGCGTTTTATCAAAGCTTGCTTCAGCTTTTAGAGAAGTTTGTAACGTATGATTTGAAAAGAGAGATTGAAACTAACTAA
- the torA gene encoding trimethylamine-N-oxide reductase TorA, with the protein MQQSRRQFLKNMSVMAAAIATPSFLVPRNVFANENLSEWKISGSHWGAMRAKIENGRVAEIKPFEFDKHPTEMLNGIKGLIYSDARIRYPMVRLDWLKNRQNSDRTQRGDNRFVRVTWDEALDLFYEELERVQKDYGPWALHTANVGWRSTGQFHSCGNHMIRAISMHGNSVGTAGDYSTGAGQTILPYVLGSTEVYSQGTSWEIILKESENIIFWASDPVKNLQVGWNCETHEAYAYLEKLKEKVAAKGVNVICVDPVKSKTQNFLGCEQQYINPQTDVPFMLALAHTLYTENLYDKKFIDMYTVGFEKFLPYLLGETEDKVAKTAEWAAEICGISAERIREFARMLAGKRTQLVFGWAIQRQQHGEQPYWMGAVLASMLGQIGLAGGGISYAHHYSSIGIPESGAAMPGAFPLNIDEGQTPKYDNKDYKGYSDTIPVARMTDSLLHAGETIDYNGKKVTYAPFKMAIFTGCNQWHRHSERNKMKQAFQKLETIVSINYSWTATCRFSDIVLPACTPFERNDIDAYGSYSNRGVIAMHKLIDPLYDSRSDFEIFRDLCRRFGKEKEYSRGMDEMQWVEKLYNDCRKENKGKFEMPAFADFWKTGYVLFPEGKPWVRHADFREDPELHALGTPSGFIEIYSNKIASFGYDDCKGHPMWFEKAERSHGGKNSDKFPFWLQSVHPDKRLHSQLCESKELRETYSVKGREPLYLNPQDAAKLGIQDGDLVRVFNDRGQAIVGAVLSDNFPSGVVRLQEGAWYSPLDEKIGAIDTYGDPNTMTLDIGSSKLAQAVSANTCLVNIEKFIGEAPAANGFNGAIEVTV; encoded by the coding sequence ATGCAACAATCTCGCCGTCAATTTTTAAAAAATATGTCTGTGATGGCGGCAGCCATCGCCACACCGAGTTTTCTCGTACCACGCAATGTCTTTGCCAATGAAAATCTCAGTGAATGGAAAATTTCCGGCTCCCACTGGGGGGCGATGCGTGCCAAAATTGAGAACGGTCGTGTGGCGGAAATCAAGCCGTTTGAGTTTGATAAACACCCAACTGAAATGCTCAACGGCATCAAAGGCTTAATTTATAGCGATGCCCGTATCCGTTATCCGATGGTACGTTTAGATTGGCTTAAAAACCGCCAAAATAGCGACCGTACCCAGCGGGGCGATAACCGTTTTGTACGGGTAACGTGGGACGAAGCCCTAGATCTCTTCTATGAAGAGCTAGAGCGAGTACAGAAAGACTACGGCCCGTGGGCGTTACACACAGCGAACGTGGGCTGGCGTTCAACCGGTCAGTTCCATAGCTGTGGCAATCATATGATCCGTGCCATTTCAATGCACGGTAACAGTGTCGGCACGGCGGGTGACTATTCCACCGGTGCAGGGCAAACCATTCTGCCGTATGTGCTGGGTTCGACCGAAGTCTATTCACAAGGCACCTCGTGGGAAATCATTTTAAAAGAGAGCGAAAACATCATTTTCTGGGCGAGTGATCCGGTGAAAAACCTGCAAGTCGGCTGGAACTGTGAAACCCACGAAGCCTACGCCTACTTAGAAAAATTGAAAGAAAAAGTGGCGGCGAAAGGGGTGAATGTGATCTGTGTGGATCCGGTAAAAAGCAAAACCCAAAATTTCTTGGGCTGTGAACAGCAGTACATCAACCCACAAACCGATGTGCCGTTTATGTTAGCCTTGGCGCACACGCTTTATACGGAAAACTTATACGACAAAAAATTTATTGATATGTACACGGTCGGCTTTGAGAAATTCCTACCGTATCTGTTAGGCGAAACCGAAGATAAAGTCGCTAAAACCGCTGAGTGGGCGGCAGAAATTTGTGGCATTTCCGCCGAGCGTATCCGTGAATTTGCACGAATGTTGGCGGGCAAACGCACGCAACTGGTTTTCGGCTGGGCCATTCAACGTCAGCAACACGGCGAGCAGCCGTACTGGATGGGCGCAGTGTTGGCGTCGATGTTAGGGCAGATCGGCTTAGCGGGTGGCGGCATCAGCTACGCTCACCACTATAGTTCTATCGGCATTCCGGAATCCGGTGCCGCAATGCCAGGGGCTTTCCCGCTCAACATTGACGAAGGACAAACGCCGAAATATGACAATAAGGACTATAAAGGCTACAGTGACACCATTCCGGTGGCACGAATGACCGACAGCCTGCTGCACGCGGGCGAAACCATTGATTACAATGGCAAAAAAGTCACTTATGCCCCGTTTAAAATGGCGATTTTCACTGGCTGTAACCAGTGGCATCGCCACTCTGAGCGCAATAAAATGAAGCAGGCGTTCCAAAAACTGGAAACCATTGTCTCCATTAATTATAGCTGGACGGCAACCTGCCGTTTCTCCGACATTGTGTTGCCTGCCTGCACGCCGTTTGAGCGTAACGACATTGATGCTTACGGCTCCTACAGCAACCGTGGCGTAATTGCAATGCATAAGCTGATTGACCCACTCTATGATTCTCGTTCCGACTTTGAGATTTTCCGTGATCTTTGCCGTCGCTTCGGTAAAGAGAAAGAGTATAGCCGTGGAATGGACGAAATGCAGTGGGTGGAAAAACTCTACAACGATTGCCGCAAAGAGAACAAAGGCAAATTTGAGATGCCGGCATTTGCCGACTTCTGGAAAACCGGCTATGTGCTGTTCCCGGAAGGCAAACCGTGGGTTCGCCACGCTGATTTCCGAGAAGATCCGGAGCTGCACGCACTCGGCACGCCATCGGGCTTTATCGAAATTTACAGCAACAAAATCGCCAGCTTTGGCTATGATGACTGCAAAGGCCACCCAATGTGGTTCGAAAAAGCGGAGCGTTCGCATGGCGGCAAAAATTCCGACAAATTCCCGTTCTGGTTACAATCGGTTCACCCGGATAAACGTTTGCACTCTCAGCTTTGCGAATCGAAAGAACTGCGTGAAACGTACAGCGTAAAAGGGCGTGAGCCGCTTTACCTCAACCCGCAAGATGCTGCCAAGCTCGGCATTCAAGACGGCGACCTCGTCCGCGTATTTAACGACCGTGGGCAAGCGATTGTCGGTGCGGTGCTTTCGGATAATTTCCCAAGCGGCGTGGTACGTTTGCAAGAAGGGGCGTGGTATTCACCGCTTGATGAGAAAATCGGCGCTATCGACACCTACGGCGACCCAAATACCATGACGCTTGATATTGGCTCGTCCAAACTGGCACAGGCAGTTTCTGCCAATACGTGTTTGGTGAATATCGAGAAATTTATTGGCGAAGCACCGGCAGCAAACGGCTTTAACGGCGCGATTGAGGTGACAGTCTAA
- the cpdA gene encoding 3',5'-cyclic-AMP phosphodiesterase: protein MNESLKLDKKGAIRLLQITDPHLLSTPQETLLEVRTVESFAAVINQINAQVEETSQPFDLVLATGDLIQDHHIAGYHYFAKITAKLNTSIVWLEGNHDTQPDMGKILATYPHISPHRHILVGDYWQILMLNTQVIGRPYGELSSEQLVWLEETLNQFPERFSLIAQHHNILPTNSAWLDQHSLKNADKLAEILTKFKKVKGIVHGHIHQQVDSIWKDIPIFATPSTCIQFKPNCDQFTLDTLPQGWREFYLHEDGEIETVVKRLNSNDFLPNFHSKGY, encoded by the coding sequence ATGAATGAATCCCTGAAATTAGATAAAAAGGGGGCAATTAGGTTATTACAAATAACCGACCCACATTTACTTTCTACCCCACAAGAAACTCTACTTGAAGTTAGAACAGTTGAAAGTTTTGCTGCTGTTATCAACCAAATCAATGCTCAGGTTGAAGAAACATCACAGCCTTTCGATCTTGTTCTGGCGACAGGTGACTTAATTCAAGATCACCATATTGCCGGTTATCATTATTTTGCAAAAATAACGGCCAAATTAAATACATCTATTGTTTGGCTGGAAGGTAACCACGATACACAACCTGATATGGGAAAAATTCTAGCAACTTATCCGCATATCTCACCACATCGGCATATTTTGGTTGGTGATTATTGGCAAATTTTAATGCTGAATACGCAAGTTATTGGCAGACCTTATGGTGAGCTATCCTCAGAACAGTTAGTTTGGCTGGAAGAGACCCTCAACCAATTCCCTGAACGTTTTAGCTTAATCGCACAGCATCACAATATTCTGCCAACCAATTCTGCGTGGTTAGATCAGCACAGTTTGAAAAATGCCGATAAGTTAGCAGAAATTTTAACCAAATTTAAAAAAGTAAAAGGTATTGTACATGGCCATATCCACCAGCAAGTAGATTCTATATGGAAAGATATTCCTATTTTTGCTACACCTTCTACCTGTATTCAATTTAAACCTAATTGTGATCAATTTACATTAGATACCTTGCCTCAAGGCTGGCGGGAATTCTACCTGCACGAAGATGGGGAGATTGAAACCGTCGTCAAGCGGTTAAATTCTAATGATTTTTTACCAAACTTTCACTCTAAAGGTTATTAA
- the uxaC gene encoding glucuronate isomerase, which translates to MMNFMTENFLLSTSTAQKLYHDYAKDQPIFDYHCHLNPKEIAENRQFNDLTEIWLEGDHYKWRAMRSAGVEEQLITGNADNFSKYLAFANTVPKCIGNPIYHWTHLELRRPFGITNTLLGPDTAEKIWHQGNELLQQPEFSARGIMKQMNVKLVGTTDDPIDSLIHHKAIAEDSSFDVEVVPSWRPDRAFKIEHPLFNEYIEKLGKIADVEINSFDKLKQALLKRLEHFDQHGCKSADHGIEVVRFTPIPDEKVLDKILQKRLENQPLVEEEIAQFSTALLVWLGTEYHKRNWVMQMHIGAIRNNNTRMFKLLGADSGFDSIGDRTFAEPLSRLLDAMDQTDQLPKTILYCLNPRDNEMLASMIGNFQTGGIAGKIQFGSGWWFNDQKDGMERQLQQLSQLGLLSQFVGMLTDSRSFLSYTRHEYFRRILCEMIGGWAERGEAPNDLNLLGNIVKDICYSNAKRYFK; encoded by the coding sequence ATGATGAATTTTATGACGGAAAATTTTCTACTCTCAACCTCAACAGCCCAAAAACTCTATCATGATTATGCTAAAGATCAGCCAATTTTTGACTACCATTGTCATTTAAATCCAAAAGAAATTGCAGAAAATCGTCAATTTAATGATTTAACAGAAATTTGGTTGGAAGGCGATCACTATAAGTGGCGAGCGATGCGTTCTGCTGGTGTGGAAGAACAGCTCATTACCGGGAATGCGGATAACTTCAGTAAATATCTGGCCTTCGCTAATACTGTACCCAAATGTATTGGCAATCCAATTTACCATTGGACACACTTAGAATTACGCCGTCCTTTCGGCATTACTAATACCTTATTAGGGCCAGATACTGCAGAAAAAATCTGGCATCAAGGGAATGAATTACTACAGCAGCCGGAATTTTCTGCTCGTGGCATTATGAAACAGATGAATGTGAAATTAGTAGGAACAACTGACGATCCTATTGATTCATTAATACATCATAAAGCCATTGCGGAAGATAGCAGCTTTGATGTGGAAGTCGTGCCAAGTTGGAGACCTGACAGAGCATTCAAAATCGAACACCCCCTATTCAATGAATATATTGAAAAGTTAGGCAAAATAGCAGATGTTGAAATCAACAGTTTCGATAAATTAAAGCAAGCTTTATTAAAACGTCTTGAACACTTCGATCAACATGGCTGTAAATCTGCCGATCACGGTATTGAAGTTGTCCGTTTTACACCAATTCCTGATGAAAAAGTCCTTGATAAGATTTTGCAAAAAAGATTAGAAAATCAACCGCTTGTAGAAGAAGAGATTGCCCAATTTAGTACTGCATTACTTGTTTGGTTAGGTACGGAATACCACAAACGTAATTGGGTGATGCAGATGCACATTGGGGCAATTCGCAATAATAATACAAGGATGTTTAAATTATTGGGGGCGGATTCCGGCTTTGATTCAATTGGCGACCGTACGTTTGCGGAGCCACTCTCACGCTTATTAGACGCTATGGATCAAACCGATCAACTACCTAAAACGATTCTATATTGCTTAAACCCCCGTGATAACGAAATGTTAGCTAGTATGATTGGCAATTTCCAAACCGGAGGCATTGCCGGCAAAATCCAATTTGGCTCAGGTTGGTGGTTTAATGATCAAAAAGATGGGATGGAACGCCAACTACAACAATTATCTCAATTAGGTTTACTCAGCCAATTTGTCGGTATGCTAACCGACTCTCGTAGTTTCTTGTCTTACACTCGCCATGAATATTTCCGCCGGATTCTGTGTGAAATGATTGGTGGCTGGGCTGAACGTGGTGAAGCACCAAATGACCTGAACCTGCTAGGTAATATAGTCAAAGATATTTGCTACAGTAATGCGAAACGTTATTTCAAATAG
- a CDS encoding glycoside hydrolase family 3 protein, translated as MSVDLTKKPYYLKDEDIQWVKNTIANMSLEEKIGQLFVNMGSSRTEEYLTDVLNRYHIGAVRYNPGPAEEIYDQNYILQTKSKIPLLIAANTEAGGNGACSDGTEIGLQVKIGATNDARYAYEMGRVAGVEAAAVGCNWSFAPIVDISYNWRNPIISNRVFGSDPDKVLEMALAYMKGIQESGIAPAAKHFPGDGVDERDQHLSFSVNSFSCEEWDNTYGKVYKGLIEAGLPSLMAGHIHLPAYEKHFNPNLSYEDCLPATLSKPILTDLLRGKLDFNGVVVTDASHMVAMTSAMKRSEMLPTAIAAGCDLFLFFNDPDEDFSYMMDGYKNGIITEERLNDALTRILGLKAKLGLYNRPKETLLEPKEQALAKIGLSENKTIFCEVADKAITLVKNKQDIFPISVERFPRVLLVNVKGTDGGFGKMVAGSQRNATEILKEKLEKKGFNVSIYISPMENILKMSDEDQVKTIRNEYSQKRPITSLTDHYDLIINVANVQMSTVQRIVWQATKGTPDIPFYVHEIPTIFVSVQCPFHLVDVPQVKTYINAYDGKEPTMEILVEKLMGNSEFKGVSPVDAYCGYKDTRI; from the coding sequence ATGTCTGTTGATTTAACTAAGAAACCCTATTACTTAAAAGATGAGGATATTCAATGGGTAAAAAATACTATTGCAAATATGAGCCTTGAAGAAAAAATTGGGCAACTTTTTGTAAATATGGGTTCAAGTAGAACAGAAGAGTATCTGACCGATGTTTTAAATCGATATCATATTGGTGCAGTGCGTTATAACCCTGGTCCAGCAGAAGAAATTTATGACCAAAACTATATCCTACAAACTAAAAGTAAAATTCCTCTTTTAATTGCAGCTAATACAGAAGCAGGAGGTAATGGCGCTTGTAGCGATGGTACAGAGATAGGTTTACAAGTCAAAATTGGAGCAACTAACGATGCAAGATATGCTTATGAAATGGGACGTGTCGCAGGTGTTGAAGCTGCTGCAGTTGGTTGTAACTGGAGTTTTGCTCCGATTGTAGATATTAGCTATAACTGGCGTAACCCAATTATTTCTAATCGAGTGTTTGGCTCAGATCCTGACAAAGTCCTAGAAATGGCACTGGCTTATATGAAAGGTATTCAAGAAAGCGGTATTGCTCCGGCTGCTAAACATTTCCCTGGAGATGGTGTCGATGAGCGAGATCAACATCTTTCCTTTAGCGTAAATAGCTTTAGTTGTGAAGAATGGGATAACACTTATGGTAAAGTATATAAAGGTTTAATTGAAGCAGGTTTACCTTCATTAATGGCAGGCCATATTCATTTACCTGCTTATGAGAAACATTTCAACCCAAATCTTTCTTACGAAGATTGCTTACCCGCAACCCTATCTAAACCAATTTTGACCGATTTATTGCGCGGCAAACTAGACTTTAACGGCGTTGTAGTCACTGATGCAAGCCACATGGTCGCAATGACATCAGCAATGAAACGCAGTGAAATGCTACCAACTGCAATTGCAGCTGGTTGTGATTTATTCCTTTTCTTTAATGATCCTGATGAAGATTTTAGCTATATGATGGATGGTTATAAAAACGGAATCATTACAGAAGAACGTTTAAACGATGCCCTAACTCGTATTTTAGGTTTAAAAGCAAAATTAGGCTTATATAATCGTCCAAAAGAAACTTTACTTGAACCAAAAGAACAAGCATTAGCCAAGATTGGTTTATCTGAAAATAAGACAATTTTCTGTGAGGTAGCAGATAAAGCAATTACACTTGTTAAAAACAAACAAGATATTTTCCCAATTAGTGTTGAACGCTTCCCAAGAGTATTACTTGTTAATGTGAAAGGCACAGATGGTGGTTTCGGAAAAATGGTAGCAGGTAGCCAACGTAATGCAACTGAAATTTTAAAAGAAAAATTAGAGAAGAAAGGTTTTAATGTATCCATTTATATTTCTCCGATGGAGAATATTCTTAAAATGTCAGATGAAGATCAAGTTAAAACTATCCGTAACGAATATTCACAAAAACGCCCAATTACGAGTTTAACAGACCATTATGATTTAATTATCAATGTCGCAAATGTTCAAATGAGCACCGTTCAACGCATTGTATGGCAAGCAACAAAAGGAACACCTGACATTCCATTCTATGTACATGAAATTCCAACCATTTTTGTATCGGTTCAATGCCCATTCCATTTGGTTGATGTACCTCAAGTGAAAACGTACATCAATGCCTACGATGGTAAAGAACCAACTATGGAAATATTAGTTGAAAAATTAATGGGTAATTCCGAATTTAAAGGTGTTAGCCCTGTAGATGCTTATTGTGGCTACAAAGATACTCGCATCTAA
- the torC gene encoding pentaheme c-type cytochrome TorC has protein sequence MIRAIKSFFTKPANKIGLGVLVSIGFVAGAVSWHQFNKVMDKTSSEEFCVSCHSMQKPLEELKQTAHWSNKSGVTATCSSCHLPHDYTEKYARKVQASREVLAEFSGKYQSEEDFEKHRLEMAEREWARFAANGSKECKACHSYDRMNFEKMSEAARKAMIPAAEKDQSCMDCHKGIAHHLPKVDDNAVKSKFDQFVNKSPNQSKSYYTKGNADLFLDEGLSQAIGQLETAVPVAFVKAGSNADLVELTMWRKEKGFGRIWYHDFGKNITDAVLTKEFMANEPKFEVLETREDPITGLNWQKVKLQAWIGKAQLLDDVTPIWANAENQYKTQCSTCHRQPDVAHFDSNSWIGLFNGMIGFTNMDKQTGKEVLRYLQMHASDSEGAKH, from the coding sequence ATGATAAGAGCGATAAAATCCTTTTTTACCAAACCGGCTAATAAAATTGGTTTAGGGGTATTGGTCAGTATCGGCTTTGTGGCAGGTGCAGTGAGTTGGCATCAATTTAACAAAGTGATGGATAAAACCAGCAGTGAGGAGTTTTGCGTAAGTTGCCACTCTATGCAAAAACCGTTGGAAGAGCTCAAGCAAACGGCCCATTGGTCGAATAAAAGTGGGGTAACTGCAACCTGTTCGAGCTGCCATTTGCCACATGATTACACCGAAAAATACGCACGCAAAGTGCAGGCAAGCCGCGAAGTGTTAGCGGAATTTTCCGGCAAATATCAGAGCGAGGAAGATTTTGAAAAACACCGCTTAGAAATGGCAGAGCGTGAGTGGGCGAGATTTGCCGCCAACGGCTCTAAAGAGTGTAAAGCCTGCCACAGCTATGATCGAATGAATTTCGAAAAAATGTCGGAAGCGGCACGCAAAGCGATGATTCCTGCCGCCGAGAAAGATCAAAGCTGTATGGATTGCCACAAAGGCATCGCTCACCACTTGCCGAAAGTGGACGACAATGCGGTGAAATCGAAGTTCGATCAGTTTGTGAATAAATCGCCGAATCAAAGCAAATCCTATTACACCAAAGGCAATGCTGACCTATTCTTAGATGAAGGCTTGAGCCAAGCTATCGGGCAGTTGGAAACTGCGGTGCCGGTTGCGTTTGTGAAAGCAGGCAGCAATGCGGATTTGGTGGAACTGACGATGTGGCGTAAAGAGAAAGGTTTTGGACGCATTTGGTATCACGATTTCGGTAAAAACATCACCGATGCGGTGCTTACCAAGGAATTTATGGCAAACGAGCCGAAATTTGAGGTATTGGAAACCCGAGAGGATCCGATTACCGGCTTGAACTGGCAGAAAGTCAAACTGCAAGCGTGGATTGGAAAAGCGCAGTTACTTGATGATGTCACCCCAATTTGGGCGAATGCGGAAAATCAATACAAAACGCAATGCAGTACCTGCCACAGACAGCCTGATGTTGCCCACTTTGATTCAAATAGCTGGATTGGCTTATTCAACGGTATGATCGGCTTTACCAATATGGATAAACAGACCGGAAAAGAAGTGTTGCGTTACCTGCAAATGCACGCGTCTGATAGCGAAGGGGCGAAGCATTAG
- a CDS encoding bifunctional 4-hydroxy-2-oxoglutarate aldolase/2-dehydro-3-deoxy-phosphogluconate aldolase, with protein MRYTTEQIVEKLRELKVVPVIALDNAEDILPLAKTLSENGLPVVEITFRSAAAEQAIKLVKANYPEVLITAGTVLTKEQVLTAKNAGADCIVTPGFNPNVVKYCQELGIPVTPGVNNPMAIEAALELGIQAVKFFPAEASGGVKMIKALLGPYGNLQIMPTGGISPSNIKEYLAIPNIVACGGSWFVEKSLINNKKWNEIGKLVKEAVELVNN; from the coding sequence ATGCGTTATACCACCGAACAAATTGTAGAAAAATTAAGAGAACTGAAAGTTGTCCCTGTCATCGCTCTCGACAATGCAGAAGATATTTTGCCACTTGCAAAAACCCTTTCGGAAAACGGCTTGCCTGTGGTAGAAATTACTTTCCGATCGGCAGCTGCTGAACAGGCGATTAAACTGGTAAAAGCAAATTATCCGGAGGTTCTGATTACGGCAGGAACAGTACTTACCAAAGAGCAAGTCCTCACCGCTAAAAATGCCGGGGCGGACTGCATCGTCACGCCGGGTTTTAATCCAAATGTAGTGAAATATTGCCAAGAATTAGGTATTCCAGTTACCCCCGGAGTAAATAATCCGATGGCGATTGAAGCTGCATTGGAACTCGGTATACAAGCGGTCAAATTTTTTCCTGCAGAAGCAAGTGGCGGAGTTAAAATGATTAAAGCCTTACTTGGTCCTTACGGTAATCTGCAAATTATGCCAACAGGAGGTATCAGCCCAAGTAATATTAAGGAATATCTCGCTATTCCAAATATTGTTGCTTGTGGTGGATCTTGGTTTGTGGAAAAATCATTAATTAACAATAAAAAATGGAATGAGATTGGAAAATTAGTTAAAGAAGCGGTTGAGTTAGTGAATAATTAA